In one window of Rhodanobacter sp. FDAARGOS 1247 DNA:
- a CDS encoding YggT family protein gives MSYLLNALSMLIELVFEAAVTLLLLRVAAEACRADFHNPLSQFIYRYTNPVLAPIRRVLPNWRRINLAALLLAWLAMLLKRVLLFALQGVMAHPLGLIVLALAELLDFALLFYLVLIFGWSLLSMFSVDQRHPLLKLAGALVAPLLRPLRGRLVAGQIDFAPMVVMIVLLLARLLIAAPLLDLGARLALGA, from the coding sequence GTGAGCTACCTGCTGAACGCCCTCTCCATGCTGATCGAGCTGGTCTTCGAGGCGGCCGTCACCCTGCTGCTGCTGCGCGTGGCCGCCGAAGCCTGCCGCGCCGACTTCCACAACCCGCTGAGCCAGTTCATCTACCGTTACACCAACCCGGTGCTGGCGCCGATCCGCCGCGTGCTGCCGAACTGGCGCCGGATCAACCTGGCCGCCCTGCTGCTGGCCTGGCTGGCGATGCTGCTCAAGCGCGTGCTGCTGTTCGCCCTGCAGGGCGTGATGGCGCACCCGTTGGGACTGATCGTGCTGGCGCTGGCCGAACTGCTCGACTTCGCCCTGCTGTTCTATCTGGTGCTGATCTTCGGCTGGTCCCTGCTGAGCATGTTCTCGGTGGACCAGCGCCATCCCCTGCTCAAGCTGGCCGGCGCCCTGGTGGCCCCGCTGCTGCGCCCGCTGCGCGGCAGGCTGGTCGCCGGTCAGATCGACTTCGCGCCGATGGTGGTGATGATCGTGTTGCTGCTGGCGCGCCTGCTGATCGCCGCACCGCTGCTGGATCTGGGGGCGCGGTTGGCACTGGGCGCCTGA
- the proC gene encoding pyrroline-5-carboxylate reductase, whose protein sequence is MTRLAFIGGGNMARSLIGGLLKTGVAPATVSVAEPLAEARQTLGREFGIACYAENRLAASEAEVIVLAVKPQIMPAIHAELRDTLQRNRPLLISIAAGVRLDQLERWFGSGLPIVRCMPNTPALIGAGATGLCANSRVSPAQKAQAQHILDAAGITRWIDDEALMDTVTALSGSGPAYFFALVEALEAAAVAQGLPRDTARALAAQTCLGAGRMLVEGGEDPALLRQRVTSPNGTTQAALESLAADGLPHIVARAVHAATRRGAELANELDKLS, encoded by the coding sequence ATGACACGACTTGCCTTCATCGGCGGCGGCAACATGGCGCGCAGCCTGATCGGCGGCCTGCTGAAGACCGGGGTGGCGCCGGCCACGGTGAGCGTGGCCGAGCCGCTGGCCGAAGCGCGGCAGACGCTGGGCCGCGAATTCGGCATCGCCTGCTACGCCGAGAACCGGCTTGCCGCGTCGGAAGCCGAGGTCATCGTGCTGGCGGTCAAGCCGCAGATCATGCCGGCGATCCACGCCGAACTGCGCGACACCCTGCAACGCAATCGCCCGCTGCTGATCTCGATCGCCGCCGGCGTGCGGCTGGACCAGCTGGAACGCTGGTTCGGCAGCGGCCTGCCGATCGTGCGCTGCATGCCCAACACGCCGGCCCTGATCGGCGCCGGCGCCACCGGCCTGTGCGCCAACAGCCGGGTCAGCCCGGCGCAGAAGGCCCAGGCCCAGCACATCCTGGACGCCGCCGGGATCACCCGCTGGATCGACGACGAGGCGCTGATGGATACGGTCACCGCCTTGTCCGGTTCCGGCCCGGCCTACTTCTTCGCCCTGGTCGAGGCGCTGGAAGCGGCCGCCGTGGCCCAGGGCCTGCCCCGCGACACCGCCCGCGCGCTGGCCGCGCAGACCTGCCTCGGCGCTGGCCGCATGCTGGTCGAAGGCGGCGAAGACCCCGCGCTGCTGCGCCAGCGCGTCACCTCGCCCAACGGCACTACCCAGGCCGCGCTGGAAAGTCTTGCCGCCGACGGGCTGCCGCACATCGTGGCCCGTGCGGTCCACGCCGCCACCCGTCGCGGAGCGGAACTGGCCAACGAACTGGACAAGCTGTCGTGA
- a CDS encoding type IV pilus twitching motility protein PilT: protein MDIAELLAFSVKNKASDLHLSAGLPPMIRVDGDVRRINIPALEHKQVHSLIYDIMSDKQRRDYEEFYETDFSFEIPGLARFRVNAFNQNRGAGAVFRTIPSEVLTLEDLGCPRVFKELIEQPQGLILVTGPTGSGKSTTLAAMVDHINKNEYGHMLSVEDPIEFVHTSQKCLINQREVHRDTHGFNEALRSALREDPDYILVGELRDLETIRLALTAAETGHLVFATVHTSSAAKTIDRIIDVFPAGEKPMVRSMLSESLRAVISQSLLKKVGGGRVAAHEIMVGIPAIRNLIREDKVAQMYSSIQTGQQFGMQTLDQCLQDLVKRGLVTRQEASMYAKNKDSFK, encoded by the coding sequence ATGGACATTGCCGAACTGCTTGCCTTCTCGGTAAAGAACAAGGCCTCGGACTTGCATCTGTCCGCCGGGCTGCCGCCGATGATCCGCGTTGATGGCGATGTCCGCCGCATCAACATCCCTGCGCTGGAACACAAGCAGGTGCACTCGCTGATCTACGACATCATGTCGGACAAGCAGCGGCGCGACTACGAAGAGTTCTACGAGACCGACTTCTCGTTCGAGATTCCCGGGCTGGCCCGTTTCCGCGTCAACGCGTTCAACCAGAACCGCGGCGCGGGCGCGGTGTTCCGTACCATTCCGTCCGAAGTGCTGACCCTGGAAGACCTGGGTTGCCCCCGGGTGTTCAAGGAACTGATCGAGCAGCCGCAGGGCCTGATCCTGGTGACCGGCCCGACCGGCTCGGGCAAGTCGACCACGCTGGCGGCGATGGTCGACCACATCAACAAGAACGAATACGGTCACATGCTCTCGGTCGAGGACCCGATCGAGTTCGTGCATACCTCGCAAAAGTGCCTGATCAACCAGCGCGAGGTGCATCGCGATACGCACGGCTTCAACGAGGCGCTGCGCTCGGCATTGCGCGAGGACCCGGATTACATCCTGGTCGGCGAGTTGCGCGACCTGGAAACCATCCGCCTGGCGCTGACCGCCGCGGAAACCGGCCACCTGGTGTTCGCCACCGTGCACACCAGCTCGGCGGCGAAGACCATCGACCGCATCATCGACGTGTTCCCCGCCGGCGAGAAGCCGATGGTGCGCTCGATGCTGTCCGAGTCGCTGCGCGCGGTCATCTCGCAGTCGCTGCTGAAGAAGGTCGGCGGCGGCCGCGTCGCGGCGCACGAGATCATGGTCGGCATCCCGGCGATCCGCAACCTGATCCGCGAGGACAAGGTCGCGCAGATGTATTCGTCGATCCAGACCGGCCAGCAGTTCGGCATGCAGACGCTGGACCAGTGCCTGCAGGACTTGGTCAAGCGTGGCCTGGTGACCCGTCAGGAAGCCTCGATGTACGCCAAGAACAAGGACAGCTTCAAGTGA
- a CDS encoding PilT/PilU family type 4a pilus ATPase has product MSDFDFTSFLKLMVHKKASDLFITAGVAPSMKVQGRIVPITQSPLSVQQARDMVLNVMTPGQREEFEKTHECQFAISAQGVGRFRVSCFYQRNCVGMVLRRIESKIPSIEELTLPPVLKQLAMTKRGIIVFVGATGSGKSTSLAAMIGYRNQNSTGHIITIEDPIEYVHKHEGCIITQREVGIDTDSWDNALKNTLRQAPDVIMIGEVRTREGMDHAIAFAETGHLVLCTLHANNANQAMDRILHFFPEDRRQQLLMDLSLNLKGIVAQMLIPTPDGKARRVAVEVLLGTPLVQDYIRQGEIHKLKEVMKESTLLGMKTFDQALVELYHAGEISYEDALRYADSSNEVRLRIKLAQGGDAHTLSQGLDGVELEETRDGNNLGGANFLNR; this is encoded by the coding sequence ATGAGCGATTTTGATTTCACCTCCTTCCTGAAGCTGATGGTGCACAAGAAGGCGTCCGACCTGTTCATCACCGCGGGCGTGGCGCCGTCGATGAAGGTGCAGGGCCGCATCGTGCCGATCACGCAGAGCCCGCTCAGCGTGCAGCAGGCGCGCGACATGGTGCTCAACGTGATGACGCCGGGCCAGCGCGAGGAGTTCGAGAAGACCCACGAGTGCCAGTTCGCGATCTCCGCCCAAGGCGTGGGCCGCTTCCGCGTCTCGTGCTTCTACCAGCGCAACTGCGTCGGCATGGTGCTGCGCCGGATCGAGTCGAAGATTCCGTCGATCGAGGAGCTGACCCTGCCGCCGGTGCTCAAGCAGCTGGCGATGACCAAGCGCGGCATCATCGTCTTCGTGGGTGCCACCGGCTCGGGCAAATCGACCTCGCTGGCGGCGATGATCGGCTACCGCAACCAGAATTCGACCGGCCACATCATCACCATCGAGGACCCGATCGAATACGTGCACAAGCACGAGGGCTGCATCATCACCCAGCGCGAGGTCGGCATCGACACCGATAGCTGGGACAACGCCCTGAAGAACACCCTGCGCCAGGCGCCGGACGTGATCATGATCGGCGAGGTGCGTACCCGCGAGGGCATGGACCACGCGATTGCCTTTGCCGAAACGGGCCACCTGGTGCTGTGCACGCTGCACGCGAACAACGCGAACCAGGCCATGGATCGCATCCTGCACTTCTTCCCGGAAGACCGTCGCCAGCAGTTGTTGATGGACCTTTCGCTGAACCTGAAGGGCATCGTGGCGCAGATGCTGATCCCCACCCCGGACGGCAAGGCGCGCCGCGTGGCGGTGGAAGTGCTGCTGGGCACGCCGCTGGTGCAGGACTACATCCGCCAGGGCGAGATCCACAAGCTGAAGGAAGTGATGAAGGAGTCCACCCTGTTGGGCATGAAGACGTTCGACCAGGCCCTGGTCGAGCTCTATCACGCTGGCGAGATCAGCTACGAGGACGCGTTGCGTTACGCCGACAGTTCCAACGAGGTGCGCCTGCGCATCAAGCTGGCGCAGGGCGGCGATGCGCATACCCTGTCGCAGGGCCTGGACGGCGTGGAACTGGAGGAGACGCGCGACGGGAACAACCTTGGCGGTGCGAATTTCCTCAATCGCTGA
- a CDS encoding BON domain-containing protein, with the protein MRHSKIRTSLCATAMMFGFAAIPFGQVMAQDNASQMQKASDNQTVPDKAADAWITTKVKSEFGTTKGVSATDISVSTNDGVVTLSGTVSSAAEKDSAERVAKSVKGVKSVDASGLTVGVAEK; encoded by the coding sequence ATGCGCCATTCCAAGATCCGCACCAGCCTCTGTGCCACCGCCATGATGTTCGGCTTCGCGGCCATTCCGTTCGGCCAGGTGATGGCCCAGGACAACGCCAGCCAGATGCAGAAGGCGTCGGACAACCAGACGGTGCCCGACAAGGCCGCCGACGCCTGGATCACCACCAAGGTGAAGTCCGAGTTCGGCACCACCAAGGGCGTGTCCGCCACCGACATCTCGGTGTCGACCAATGACGGGGTGGTGACCCTCAGCGGCACCGTTTCCAGCGCCGCGGAGAAAGACAGCGCCGAGCGCGTTGCGAAGAGCGTCAAGGGCGTCAAGAGTGTCGACGCCAGTGGGCTGACCGTCGGCGTCGCCGAAAAATGA
- a CDS encoding aspartate carbamoyltransferase catalytic subunit: MSPRLRHLTTLENLPRETIERLLDRAEALRDACAHGTRKLDVLAGRTVLNLFFEPSTRTRTSFELAARRLGADVINFDIGLSSTSKGEELFDTLHTLEAMHLDAIIVRHKQSGTPDELVRHAMSGVSVINAGDGNRAHPTQGLLDALTIRQHRPDMENLRVVICGDIKHSRVARSDINALNALGVKEIRLCGPAELMPDANEVPRGSRHDDFDEAIEGADAVIMLRLQKERMASIELPDEAAYFAHYGLDRRRLARAAPGCLVMHPGPINRGIEIASDVADGAQSRILEQVGNGVFVRMAVLNEVLAR, encoded by the coding sequence ATGAGTCCTCGCCTGCGCCATCTCACCACCCTGGAAAACCTGCCGCGCGAGACCATCGAGCGCCTGCTCGACCGCGCCGAGGCCCTGCGCGACGCCTGCGCCCACGGCACCCGCAAGCTCGACGTGCTGGCCGGACGCACAGTGCTGAACCTGTTCTTCGAGCCCTCCACGCGCACCCGCACCTCGTTCGAGCTGGCGGCGCGGCGGCTGGGCGCCGACGTGATCAACTTCGACATCGGGCTGTCATCGACCAGCAAGGGCGAGGAACTGTTCGACACGCTGCATACGCTGGAAGCGATGCACCTGGACGCCATCATCGTGCGGCACAAGCAGTCCGGCACGCCGGACGAGCTGGTTCGCCATGCCATGAGCGGGGTCTCGGTGATCAATGCGGGCGACGGCAACCGGGCCCATCCCACCCAGGGCCTGCTGGACGCGCTGACCATCCGCCAGCATCGGCCGGACATGGAGAACCTGCGCGTCGTGATCTGCGGCGACATCAAGCACTCGCGCGTGGCGCGCTCGGACATCAATGCCTTGAACGCGCTCGGCGTGAAGGAGATCCGCCTGTGCGGACCCGCCGAGCTGATGCCGGACGCCAACGAGGTGCCCAGGGGCTCGCGCCATGACGATTTCGATGAGGCCATCGAAGGCGCCGACGCGGTGATCATGCTGCGCCTGCAGAAGGAGCGCATGGCCAGCATCGAGCTGCCCGACGAGGCTGCCTACTTCGCCCACTACGGCCTGGACCGGCGACGCCTGGCGCGGGCCGCCCCCGGCTGCCTGGTGATGCACCCGGGGCCGATCAACCGCGGCATCGAAATCGCCTCCGACGTCGCCGACGGCGCGCAGTCGCGCATCCTCGAGCAGGTGGGCAATGGCGTGTTCGTGCGCATGGCCGTGCTGAACGAAGTGCTGGCACGCTGA
- the ruvX gene encoding Holliday junction resolvase RuvX, with product MSCAFGFDVGSKITGVAIGNSFTASARALATLAVHDDTPDWNRLDTLRREWQPDTLVVGLPLTLDGAEQPASRRARRFAAQLQERYGLPVVLVDERHSSQEAAQRFAGARALGLKRRRDAAAIDAEAAAVVLERWLGMATTSSAPDADH from the coding sequence ATGAGTTGCGCGTTCGGCTTCGATGTCGGCAGCAAGATCACCGGCGTGGCGATCGGCAACAGCTTCACCGCCAGCGCCCGCGCACTGGCCACGCTGGCCGTGCATGACGACACGCCGGACTGGAACCGGCTCGATACGCTGCGCCGCGAATGGCAGCCGGACACCCTCGTGGTCGGCCTGCCGCTGACCCTGGATGGCGCCGAGCAGCCGGCCAGCCGTCGCGCCCGCCGTTTCGCTGCGCAATTGCAGGAGCGCTACGGGCTGCCCGTGGTGCTGGTCGACGAGCGACACAGCTCGCAGGAAGCCGCCCAGCGTTTTGCCGGCGCCCGCGCGCTGGGCCTGAAGCGACGCCGCGACGCGGCAGCCATCGACGCCGAAGCCGCCGCGGTCGTGCTGGAGCGCTGGCTCGGCATGGCCACGACGAGCAGCGCGCCAGACGCCGATCACTAG
- a CDS encoding YqgE/AlgH family protein, whose amino-acid sequence MTAVQPSTLTGHFLIAMPNLADPPFSRGVALLCQHDEDGAVGLLVNQLSEYSFGDVLAQMKLECADSELADAPVLIGGPVQQERGFVLHREPGPWDSSYRINDHWSVTTSRDILVAMAAGEGPRQAIMVLGYAGWDAGQLEQELMANAWLTAEASDRVVFDTPLEERWSAAAGLVGVDPRQLSGYAGHA is encoded by the coding sequence ATGACCGCCGTGCAGCCATCCACACTCACCGGACACTTCCTGATCGCCATGCCCAACCTGGCCGATCCGCCGTTCTCGCGCGGCGTCGCCCTGCTGTGCCAGCACGACGAGGATGGCGCGGTCGGCCTGCTGGTCAACCAGCTTTCCGAGTACAGCTTCGGCGACGTGCTGGCCCAGATGAAGCTGGAGTGCGCGGACAGCGAACTGGCCGATGCGCCGGTCCTGATCGGTGGTCCGGTGCAACAGGAGCGCGGCTTCGTGCTGCATCGCGAGCCCGGCCCCTGGGATTCCAGCTACCGCATCAACGATCACTGGTCGGTCACCACCTCGCGCGACATCCTGGTCGCCATGGCCGCCGGTGAAGGCCCGCGCCAGGCGATCATGGTGCTCGGCTACGCAGGTTGGGACGCCGGCCAGCTGGAACAGGAACTGATGGCCAATGCCTGGCTGACCGCCGAAGCCAGCGACCGGGTGGTGTTCGACACGCCGCTGGAAGAGCGCTGGAGCGCCGCGGCCGGACTGGTCGGCGTCGATCCGCGCCAGTTGTCCGGTTACGCGGGCCACGCATGA
- a CDS encoding energy transducer TonB yields the protein MSHTASVNSPPDPIGATFLFSLLLHGVLLLGITFHFVKPSPSLPTLDVTLVNVANRQAPDKADFLAQANNTGGGQSDRAARPSAPFSGAIPKPDPGIAAQPVDATTPQPREATPTRMVTTSSASDFQVTSDTARDQVDPQQLTPTAEELKRREAIAQLAAELRKKKVDYAKRPKVKYLTASTREYAYAAYMRGWSDRVERVGNLNYPEEARRQGLHGDVLLTVVLNLDGSIKTIEVIQSSGQKVLDAAAERIVRLAAPFPPAPKSAERIDQLNITRTWRFQPNNVLQTR from the coding sequence GTGAGCCACACTGCAAGCGTCAACTCCCCGCCCGATCCGATCGGCGCCACTTTCCTGTTTTCGCTGCTGCTGCATGGCGTGTTGCTGCTGGGCATCACCTTCCACTTCGTGAAGCCCTCGCCGAGCCTGCCCACGCTGGACGTCACCCTGGTCAACGTGGCCAACCGGCAGGCGCCGGACAAGGCGGACTTCCTGGCCCAGGCCAACAACACCGGCGGCGGCCAGAGCGATCGTGCCGCGCGCCCGTCGGCGCCGTTTTCCGGCGCGATCCCCAAGCCCGACCCCGGGATTGCGGCGCAACCGGTCGACGCCACCACGCCGCAGCCGCGCGAGGCCACCCCGACCCGCATGGTCACCACCAGCAGCGCCAGTGATTTCCAGGTGACCAGCGACACCGCCCGGGATCAGGTGGACCCCCAGCAGCTGACCCCGACCGCGGAAGAACTGAAGCGCCGCGAGGCCATCGCGCAACTGGCCGCCGAACTGCGCAAGAAGAAGGTCGACTACGCCAAGCGGCCCAAGGTGAAGTACCTCACCGCCAGCACCCGCGAATACGCCTACGCCGCCTACATGCGGGGCTGGTCCGACCGGGTGGAGCGGGTGGGCAACCTCAATTACCCCGAAGAGGCGCGCCGCCAGGGCTTGCACGGCGACGTGCTGCTCACCGTGGTGCTCAACCTCGATGGCAGCATCAAGACCATCGAAGTGATCCAGAGCTCCGGCCAGAAGGTGCTGGATGCCGCCGCCGAGCGCATCGTGCGCCTGGCGGCCCCGTTCCCGCCGGCCCCGAAAAGCGCCGAACGCATCGATCAGCTCAACATCACCCGCACCTGGCGCTTCCAGCCGAACAACGTGCTGCAGACTCGCTGA
- the gshB gene encoding glutathione synthase, protein MSLAIGVLMDPIGAIKVAKDSSFAMLLEAQRRGHSLHYLEQGDLALRNGDPWGRMATLEVRDDPAHWHTLGTPQWRDLRQLDVVLMRKDPPVDAQFIYDTMVLEVAQQAGVAVVNDPRSLRDCNEKLFALQFGQCIAPTLVARDAGELRRFAAEHGEVVLKPLDGMGGRGIFRARAGDSNLNSMLETLLGGDAHGEGRQFAIAQKYIPEITAGDKRILVIDGEPAPYALARIPQGNEFRGNLAAGGRGEGVPLSDRDRWIVEQVAPELRRRGLLFVGLDVIGDYLTEINVTSPTCVRELDAQFGLNIAGQLFDVIEQHVSGNRAA, encoded by the coding sequence ATGAGCCTCGCGATCGGCGTGCTGATGGACCCCATCGGCGCAATCAAGGTGGCAAAGGACAGCAGCTTCGCGATGCTGCTGGAAGCGCAGCGCCGCGGCCATTCGCTGCACTACCTCGAACAGGGCGACCTGGCGCTGCGCAACGGTGATCCGTGGGGACGCATGGCCACGCTCGAGGTCCGTGATGATCCGGCCCACTGGCACACCCTGGGCACGCCGCAATGGCGCGACCTGCGCCAGCTCGACGTGGTGCTGATGCGCAAGGACCCGCCGGTCGATGCGCAGTTCATCTACGACACCATGGTGCTGGAAGTCGCCCAGCAAGCCGGCGTGGCCGTGGTCAACGACCCGCGCTCGCTGCGCGACTGCAATGAAAAGCTGTTTGCCCTGCAATTCGGGCAATGCATCGCGCCGACCCTGGTGGCGCGCGATGCCGGCGAACTGCGCCGATTCGCCGCCGAGCACGGCGAAGTGGTGCTGAAGCCGCTGGATGGCATGGGTGGCCGCGGCATCTTCCGGGCGCGGGCGGGCGACAGCAACCTGAACTCGATGCTGGAGACGCTGCTGGGCGGTGACGCCCACGGCGAAGGGCGCCAGTTCGCGATCGCCCAGAAGTACATCCCGGAAATCACCGCGGGCGACAAGCGCATCCTGGTGATCGATGGCGAACCGGCCCCCTACGCCCTGGCGCGAATCCCCCAGGGCAACGAATTCCGCGGCAACCTCGCTGCCGGCGGGCGCGGCGAAGGGGTTCCGCTGTCCGATCGCGACCGCTGGATCGTCGAACAGGTGGCGCCCGAACTGCGCCGGCGCGGCCTGCTGTTCGTCGGCCTCGACGTGATCGGCGACTACCTGACCGAGATCAACGTCACATCCCCGACCTGTGTGCGTGAACTCGACGCCCAGTTCGGGCTTAACATTGCCGGTCAGCTGTTCGACGTCATCGAGCAGCACGTTTCCGGAAACCGCGCCGCGTGA
- a CDS encoding PleD family two-component system response regulator: protein MNLNVSANDLAGLKVMVIDDSKTIRRTAETLLKKEGCDVLTAVDGFEALAKISDQKPAIIFVDIMMPRLDGYQTCALIKNNPQFRATPVIMLSSKDGLFDKARGRIVGAEQYLTKPFTRDELLGAIHRHVSTVSSH, encoded by the coding sequence GTGAATTTGAACGTGAGTGCTAACGATTTGGCTGGTCTCAAGGTCATGGTGATCGATGACTCGAAGACCATCCGCCGCACGGCCGAGACCCTTCTGAAGAAAGAGGGCTGCGACGTGCTGACTGCGGTCGACGGGTTCGAGGCCCTGGCCAAGATCTCCGACCAGAAGCCGGCGATCATCTTCGTCGACATCATGATGCCGCGGCTGGACGGCTATCAGACCTGCGCGCTGATCAAGAACAACCCCCAGTTCCGCGCCACGCCGGTGATCATGCTGTCCTCCAAGGACGGCCTCTTCGACAAGGCCCGCGGCCGCATCGTGGGTGCCGAACAGTATCTGACCAAGCCGTTCACGCGTGACGAGCTGCTTGGTGCCATCCATCGCCATGTCAGCACGGTATCGAGCCACTGA
- a CDS encoding response regulator, whose translation MANILIIDDSPTDVRVFTTLLERAGHQVAAVNTAEEGIERVRSDLPGLVIMDVIMPGMNGFQATRTLTRDPKTQNVPIVMITTKSMETDRVWGLRQGARAFITKPVNEKELLACINELLPSEK comes from the coding sequence GTGGCCAATATTCTCATCATCGACGACTCGCCGACCGACGTGCGCGTGTTCACCACCCTGCTTGAACGCGCGGGACACCAGGTGGCGGCGGTGAATACCGCCGAAGAGGGCATCGAGCGCGTGCGCAGCGATCTGCCCGGCCTCGTCATCATGGACGTCATCATGCCCGGCATGAACGGCTTCCAGGCAACGCGCACGCTTACCCGCGATCCGAAGACCCAGAACGTCCCGATCGTGATGATCACCACCAAGTCGATGGAAACCGATCGCGTGTGGGGACTGCGCCAGGGTGCGCGGGCCTTCATCACCAAGCCGGTGAACGAGAAAGAACTGCTGGCCTGCATCAACGAATTGTTGCCGAGCGAGAAATGA
- a CDS encoding chemotaxis protein CheW, producing the protein MNQSVNRTPFEILAQYERLSLAHASDTQEKFEAPGLWRGIGFRVGSRLLVSGIDEINELLAVPVLTAVPGTQPWLLGVANVRGNLVPVIDFGRFLFGERTQHTDRTRLLVVRQGGGNVALLVDEVFGQRTVDEEQRRDAGREDDPRLVRFAESRVGEQQMAIFSMNRLVRAPDFRQAAA; encoded by the coding sequence ATGAACCAGTCCGTCAACCGCACCCCTTTCGAGATCCTTGCCCAGTACGAGCGGCTGTCGCTGGCTCACGCGTCGGACACGCAGGAAAAGTTCGAGGCGCCCGGACTGTGGCGCGGCATCGGTTTCCGGGTGGGTTCGCGCCTGCTGGTCAGCGGCATCGACGAGATCAACGAGTTGCTGGCCGTGCCCGTGCTCACCGCCGTGCCGGGCACCCAGCCCTGGCTGCTCGGCGTGGCCAATGTGCGCGGCAACCTGGTGCCGGTGATCGACTTCGGCCGATTCCTGTTCGGCGAGCGCACGCAGCACACCGACCGGACCCGCTTGCTGGTGGTGCGTCAGGGTGGCGGCAACGTGGCCCTGCTGGTGGACGAGGTGTTCGGCCAGCGTACGGTCGACGAGGAACAGCGGCGCGATGCCGGGCGCGAAGATGATCCGCGACTGGTGCGTTTTGCCGAAAGCCGGGTGGGCGAGCAACAGATGGCCATTTTCAGCATGAACCGGCTGGTGCGAGCGCCGGATTTCCGCCAGGCCGCCGCCTGA